One stretch of Variovorax sp. 54 DNA includes these proteins:
- a CDS encoding phenylacetic acid degradation protein PaaY: MTIVYEFDGVRPVVHPSAYVHPTAVLIGDVIVGARCYVGPAACLRGDFGQLVLEDGVNVQDTCVMHSFPGRASVVEADGHIGHGAILHGCRIGRNVLVGMNAIVMDNAVIGESSLVAALSFVKKGMVVPARSMVSGIPARVVRTMTDDEVFWKSEGTTEYQRLAAVSLRTLRAVEASTEIEPDRKSVAFALEAHARLARRRDATAP, translated from the coding sequence ATGACGATCGTGTATGAATTCGATGGCGTGCGGCCGGTGGTCCATCCCTCGGCCTATGTCCATCCGACGGCGGTGCTGATCGGCGACGTGATCGTCGGCGCCCGGTGCTACGTCGGCCCGGCGGCTTGCCTGCGCGGCGACTTCGGTCAGCTGGTGCTGGAGGACGGGGTGAATGTCCAGGACACCTGCGTGATGCACAGCTTTCCCGGGCGGGCCTCCGTCGTCGAGGCCGACGGCCACATCGGCCATGGCGCGATCCTGCACGGCTGCCGCATCGGCCGCAATGTGCTGGTCGGCATGAACGCCATCGTCATGGACAACGCGGTCATCGGCGAGTCCAGCCTGGTGGCGGCCTTGAGCTTCGTCAAGAAGGGCATGGTGGTGCCGGCGCGCTCGATGGTCTCCGGCATTCCAGCGCGGGTGGTGCGCACGATGACCGACGACGAGGTGTTCTGGAAGTCCGAAGGCACGACCGAATACCAGCGCCTGGCGGCCGTGTCGCTGCGCACCCTGCGGGCCGTCGAGGCGAGCACCGAGATCGAACCCGACCGCAAGAGCGTCGCCTTCGCGCTGGAGGCCCACGCGCGCCTGGCGCGCAGGCGCGATGCCACGGCGCCCTGA
- a CDS encoding ABC transporter ATP-binding protein gives MLETTQLRSGYGNVPVLRDIDLSVKPGEILLVVGENGAGKSTLLRTIGGFIKPEQGRIRLDGKDIGGMSPEAIARSGLRLVLDGHRVFPDISVWDNLRLGAVIRRDQRGFDRAIEEVFDVFPILKERLKQPARNLSGGQQQMLALGQAFVAQPRVLLSDEPSLGLAQSLLPPILNFLRRWAASGTAIVIVEQHIDIALSVADRAMVVERGAIKLSCAARDLKAHLKQQADAVAHPV, from the coding sequence ATGCTTGAAACCACACAACTGCGCTCGGGCTACGGCAATGTGCCGGTGCTGCGCGACATCGATCTCTCGGTCAAGCCGGGAGAGATCCTGCTGGTGGTGGGCGAGAACGGCGCGGGCAAGTCCACGCTGCTGCGCACCATCGGCGGCTTCATCAAACCCGAACAGGGCCGCATCCGGCTGGACGGCAAGGACATCGGCGGCATGAGTCCCGAGGCCATCGCACGCAGCGGCCTGCGCCTGGTGCTGGACGGGCACCGCGTGTTTCCCGACATCTCGGTGTGGGACAACCTGCGCCTGGGCGCGGTGATCCGCCGCGACCAGCGCGGTTTCGACCGGGCGATCGAGGAGGTGTTCGACGTCTTCCCCATCCTCAAGGAGCGGCTGAAGCAGCCCGCGCGCAACCTGAGCGGCGGGCAGCAACAGATGCTGGCGCTGGGCCAGGCCTTCGTCGCGCAGCCGCGTGTGCTGCTCAGCGATGAACCCTCGCTGGGCCTGGCGCAGTCGCTGCTGCCGCCCATCCTCAACTTCCTGCGCCGCTGGGCGGCATCGGGCACGGCGATCGTGATCGTCGAGCAGCACATCGACATCGCCTTGTCGGTGGCCGACCGGGCCATGGTGGTCGAGCGCGGCGCCATCAAGCTCAGCTGCGCCGCCCGGGACCTGAAGGCCCACCTGAAGCAGCAGGCGGATGCGGTGGCGCATCCGGTATGA
- a CDS encoding branched-chain amino acid ABC transporter ATP-binding protein/permease: protein MDADTGQLAIACVLIVLSGLVPDWVGNDYWTHSFQLVNLFIAVAAFQNLLMHDAGQTSFGQGAIFGVAAYGAAVVASLYGQPYWVAACCGVAAAVVAGFLYALPSLRVQGYYLGFVTMSAATVFPEMLVAANRYTNGINGLSLSFSSWHERTVLGVSPMTLAVCGVACAALAAHVLLRRTALGRLLRVAASSPEAAQSLGVSPGLMRCFAFTLVAFGTGIVGTLYAPIVGFVSPAAFNLDTSILFFLAVIVGGRGHILGTVVGVWVLYLLPNILLAELFQYRLLAYGAAALVVMLLLPDGIVGTFERWRQRRREAQPPLNVNLECLLEGGTAKARVGESASGDAIDVRSATKRYGSVAALDGVDLRVRRHQIHGLVGANGSGKTTLLNMLSGFSRLDSGSVRMAGREVSSLPAHRIARLGLGRTFQKPRIFPAMTLWENVEIGVDASRVVRSARGMGGQGGQGGQAHPAELIAALALAMAGGHVDLVPHGQRRLVELMRVVLMGADIILLDEPAAGLSPSEREQFKQLLRRLRDDLGKTVVLVEHDLELVWDIADTITVLEAGKVVAHGSAGDIAENPFVRKLFIEPAHA, encoded by the coding sequence ATGGATGCGGACACCGGGCAACTGGCGATCGCCTGCGTGCTGATCGTGCTGAGCGGGCTGGTGCCCGACTGGGTCGGCAACGACTACTGGACGCACAGCTTCCAGCTGGTCAACCTGTTCATCGCGGTCGCCGCCTTTCAGAACCTGCTGATGCACGACGCCGGCCAGACCTCTTTCGGCCAGGGCGCGATCTTCGGCGTGGCCGCTTACGGTGCAGCCGTCGTTGCCAGCCTGTACGGCCAGCCCTACTGGGTGGCGGCCTGCTGCGGCGTGGCGGCAGCGGTCGTGGCGGGATTCCTCTATGCGCTGCCGTCGCTGCGCGTGCAGGGCTACTACCTCGGCTTCGTCACGATGAGCGCGGCCACCGTGTTCCCGGAAATGCTGGTGGCGGCGAACCGCTACACCAACGGCATCAACGGCCTCTCGCTGAGCTTCTCTTCCTGGCATGAACGCACGGTGCTCGGCGTCTCGCCGATGACGCTGGCGGTCTGCGGCGTGGCCTGCGCCGCATTGGCCGCGCACGTGCTGCTGCGACGGACCGCACTGGGGCGGCTGCTGCGCGTGGCCGCCAGCAGCCCCGAGGCGGCACAGTCCCTGGGCGTCTCGCCGGGCCTGATGCGCTGCTTTGCCTTCACCCTCGTGGCCTTCGGCACGGGCATCGTCGGCACGCTCTACGCGCCCATCGTCGGCTTCGTCAGTCCCGCGGCCTTCAACCTCGACACGTCCATCCTGTTCTTCCTGGCGGTGATCGTCGGCGGACGCGGCCACATCCTGGGCACCGTGGTCGGGGTGTGGGTGCTCTACCTGTTGCCCAACATCCTGCTGGCCGAGCTGTTCCAGTACCGCCTGCTGGCCTATGGCGCCGCGGCGCTGGTCGTCATGCTGCTGCTGCCGGACGGCATCGTCGGCACCTTCGAGCGCTGGCGCCAGCGTCGCCGGGAGGCCCAGCCGCCGTTGAACGTGAACCTGGAGTGCCTGCTCGAAGGCGGCACTGCCAAGGCGCGCGTGGGCGAGTCTGCATCGGGCGACGCCATCGACGTGCGCTCGGCGACCAAGCGCTATGGCTCGGTGGCGGCGCTGGACGGTGTCGACCTCCGGGTCAGGCGCCACCAGATCCACGGCCTGGTCGGCGCCAACGGCTCGGGCAAGACCACGTTGCTGAACATGCTGAGCGGCTTCTCGCGCCTGGACAGCGGCTCTGTGCGCATGGCGGGCCGCGAGGTGAGCTCGCTGCCTGCGCACCGCATCGCCCGGCTGGGCCTGGGGCGCACCTTCCAGAAGCCGCGCATCTTCCCGGCAATGACGCTGTGGGAGAACGTGGAGATCGGCGTGGACGCCTCGCGTGTCGTGCGCAGTGCGCGCGGTATGGGCGGGCAGGGCGGGCAGGGCGGGCAGGCGCATCCGGCCGAACTGATCGCGGCACTGGCGCTGGCCATGGCCGGCGGCCACGTCGACCTGGTGCCCCACGGGCAGCGCCGGCTGGTCGAACTGATGCGCGTCGTGCTGATGGGCGCGGACATCATCCTGCTGGACGAGCCGGCGGCCGGGCTCTCGCCGTCGGAGCGCGAGCAGTTCAAGCAGCTGCTGCGCCGCCTGCGCGATGACCTGGGCAAGACCGTGGTGCTGGTCGAGCACGACCTGGAGCTGGTCTGGGACATCGCCGACACCATCACCGTGCTGGAGGCCGGCAAGGTGGTCGCGCACGGAAGCGCCGGCGACATCGCCGAAAACCCCTTCGTCCGCAAACTGTTCATCGAGCCGGCCCATGCTTGA
- a CDS encoding branched-chain amino acid ABC transporter permease, producing the protein MVDEFAIVVIRGIGLGAIFALIAMSMNIVYGATHILNFAQGNMFVLGGFVAVAATPAGQSMVLWLALIPAAALVLALVVAVQGWITLVPLRHSVEQNSWLITTMAVSIMISATLLLVQGPWAATARSPMPPLVLFGVRTPGPYIAVMALAVFWFIALRLFLTRTLVGLAVSALSQDLEAARAAGLKVRQLQLLAFGISGLVVGSAGFVAAPLMSISADTGIRYVLNGFVASVIGGMGSNLGAMVGGALVGVVSMLAIYLVGGEYQGLVSLLLLVGMLLIRPEGLFGRASARRV; encoded by the coding sequence GGCATCGGCCTCGGCGCGATCTTCGCGTTGATCGCGATGAGCATGAACATCGTCTACGGGGCGACGCACATCCTCAACTTCGCGCAGGGCAACATGTTCGTGCTGGGCGGCTTCGTCGCCGTGGCCGCGACGCCCGCCGGCCAGAGCATGGTGCTCTGGCTGGCGCTGATCCCGGCGGCGGCGCTGGTGCTGGCGCTGGTGGTCGCGGTGCAGGGCTGGATCACGCTGGTGCCCCTGCGGCATTCGGTGGAACAGAACTCCTGGCTGATCACGACCATGGCCGTGTCCATCATGATCAGCGCCACGCTGCTGCTGGTGCAGGGCCCCTGGGCCGCGACGGCGCGCAGCCCGATGCCGCCGCTGGTGCTGTTCGGCGTGCGCACGCCCGGCCCCTACATCGCCGTGATGGCGTTGGCCGTCTTCTGGTTCATTGCCTTGCGCCTGTTCCTCACCCGCACGCTGGTCGGCCTGGCCGTGAGCGCGCTGTCGCAGGACCTGGAGGCCGCGCGCGCCGCGGGCCTGAAGGTGCGCCAGCTGCAGCTGCTGGCCTTCGGCATCAGCGGCCTGGTGGTGGGCAGCGCGGGCTTCGTGGCAGCCCCGCTGATGTCGATCTCGGCCGACACGGGCATCCGCTACGTGCTCAACGGCTTCGTCGCTTCGGTCATCGGCGGCATGGGCAGCAACCTGGGTGCCATGGTGGGCGGCGCGCTGGTGGGCGTGGTCTCGATGCTGGCCATCTACCTGGTCGGCGGCGAGTACCAGGGCCTGGTGTCGCTGCTGCTGCTGGTGGGCATGTTGCTGATCCGTCCCGAAGGCCTCTTCGGTCGGGCGAGCGCGCGCCGCGTGTGA